In the Malassezia vespertilionis chromosome 1, complete sequence genome, one interval contains:
- the DBP9 gene encoding RNA helicase (COG:A; EggNog:ENOG503NUDU), translating to MSEEKQVETQGFHAFAHLLDARILRALANLGYGKPTPVQRESIEYSLSGKTRDILAKARTGSGKTLAYGLPIIQKIILAKSAISRSSPNYAGTRALILVPTRELAEQVNRQLSEVLTFSRDEVQVTNVARSVSNSVQKLLLSEKPDVVVATPSRALACLRSQDLVLSESLQSLVIDEADLIFSYGHDTEVKAILGEGFLSRNFQTFLMSATLGDDTEALRGLVLKDPVVLKLKDDVSLSQNLLQYYVNTSEENKFLLIYVILKLRLIRGKCLLFVNDIDRCYRLKLFLEQFGLRTCVLNEELPVNSRFHIVEEFNKGKYDYIIATDTTTDQTSAEKGSNAKASSTSKDYGVSRGIDFVAVACVVNFDLPTSERAYTHRIGRTARAGNTGTALSFVVPSQEFGKKKAIGCPTCRNDETVWQRIEKDQQISGNVGPEGIQLWKYDKKQVDAFRYRMEDALRSVTRTGIKEARIQEIKNEILNSKALKAHFEENPKDLEYLRHDRALHPARVQQHMRHIPSYLRPRIAGIPGASGPETANVGYVAKHKTPRGQRSARGGGVRKDQRKRTGKKKSDPLRSFS from the coding sequence ATGAGTGAAGAGAAGCAAGTCGAGACGCAAGGGTTCCATGCTTTTGCACACCTGCTTGACGCACGGATTTTACGTGCACTTGCAAATCTAGGCTATGGAAAGCCAACGCCTGTACAGCGAGAGTCCATCGAGTACAGCTTGAGCGGAAAAACACGAGATATTTTGGCCAAGGCACGCACTGGAAGCGGCAAGACGTTGGCCTACGGACTTCCTATCATTCAGAAGATTATTTTGGCGAAGAGTGCCATTTCACGCTCCTCACCCAACTATGCTGGGACACGGGCATTGATCCTCGTACCCACCCGCGAATTGGCAGAGCAAGTGAATCGCCAGTTGAGTGAAGTGCTCACGTTCTCCAGGGACGAAGTACAGGTAACTAATGTGGCGCGCTCTGTGAGTAACTCAGTGCAAAAGCTACTTCTTTCGGAGAAGCCCGACGTAGTGGTTGCCACCCCATCGCGTGCATTGGCATGCCTACGTTCGCAAGACTTGGTCTTGTCCGAATCGCTGCAGTCGTTGGTGATCGACGAAGCCGATTTGATTTTCTCGTATGGGCACGACACAGAAGTAAAGGCAATTTTGGGCGAAGGGTTTTTATCGCGCAATTTCCAGACGTTTTTAATGAGCGCAACACTTGGCGACGATACTGAAGCGCTTCGCGGCCTAGTTCTCAAAGACCCAGTGGTACTTAAACTGAAGGACGATGTGTCACTCTCACAAAATTTACTGCAATACTATGTGAATACTTCAGAGGAAAACAAATTTCTTCTCATTTATGTTATTTTAAAGCTGCGACTCATCCGCGGCAAATGCTTGCTCTTTGTCAACGATATTGATCGTTGTTACCGCCTCAAGCTTTTCCTGGAGCAGTTTGGATTGCGCACTTGTGTGCTGAATGAGGAGCTCCCGGTGAACAGTCGCTTTCATATTGTGGAAGAGTTTAACAAAGGAAAGTATGATTACATCATTGCTACGGACACCACTACAGACCAGACGAGCGCTGAAAAAGGATCAAACGCAAAGGCAAGTAGCACCAGCAAAGATTATGGTGTTTCGCGTGGCATCGACTTTGTCGCTGTTGCGTGCGTCGTCAACTTTGATCTTCCGACCTCGGAACGTGCATATACCCACCGCATTGgacgcaccgcgcgtgcCGGAAATACGGGCACTGCTCTTAGTTTTGTCGTTCCTTCCCAAGAGTTTggaaaaaaaaaagcgaTTGGCTGCCCGACCTGTCGTAACGACGAGACCGTATGGCAGCGCATCGAAAAGGACCAGCAAATATCCGGAAATGTGGGGCCAGAGGGCATTCAGCTCTGGAAATACGACAAGAAACAAGTGGATGCATTCCGCTACCGAATGGAAGATGCGCTTCGCAGTGTGACGCGCACGGGCATTAAAGAGGCGCGTATTCAAGAAATTAAGAATGAAATTCTTAACAGCAAGGCATTAAAAGCACATTTTGAAGAGAATCCTAAAGATCTCGAGTACCTGCGTCACGATCGTGCACTCCATCCTGCACGTGTACAGCAACACATGCGGCACATACCTTCGTATTTGCGgccgcgcattgctggAATTCCAGGCGCGAGTGGTCCTGAGACGGCTAATGTTGGGTACGTGGCTAAACACAAGACTCCTCGTGGTCAACGCTCTGCACGAGGCGGAGGTGTGCGCAAAGACCAACGCAAACGGACCGGTAAAAAGAAGAGCGATCCGTTGCGTTCCTTCTCGTAG
- the PPX1_1 gene encoding exopolyphosphatase (EggNog:ENOG503P0WK; COG:C) produces the protein MALSQLDAFLRTRKGLTEKGGTHWVVGNEAGDMDSVACAIGFAYLSVFVNPSGPQWIPVVQTNRADLALRPENLLALHQAGIDAGSLCCLDDVHGFGDESQVILVDHNQVSGIFEKAHVVGIIDHHWDEQKHTNVPMRLICSPEYASSCASVLSLYFEPQLPKSPPLVRAVADLLLSAIFLDTSGLSDENDRTMKVDRMAADFLIKHSSFTNKEARTAYFQQLATAKSDTSQLTINQKLRRDYKAFKAKGSGSSTWAIGTASITEPLPAFLTDNVAEALTELQCFATKRALHLLFVLAGFVDAEGNSHRQLLCFSPSAEHNAQALGEALGAYREQKVDLVPLGLNKPSQLPNVYYAAWEQRDESVTRKQFIPIIQTLCATMENK, from the coding sequence ATGGCCTTATCACAACTCGATGcatttttgcgcacgcggaaAGGGTTAACAGAGAAAGGCGGAACGCACTGGGTTGTTGGGAATGAAGCTGGGGATATGGACAGTGTGGCCTGTGCTATCGGATTTGCCTACCTGTCCGTATTTGTGAATCCCTCCGGCCCGCAATGGATCCCCGTCGTGCAAACGAATCGCGCAGACCTTGCTCTGCGTCCGGAGAacctgcttgcgctgcaccagGCAGGTATAGACGCAGGCTCACTGTGCTGCTTGGATGATGTGCATGGGTTTGGAGACGAGTCACAGGTAATTCTTGTGGACCACAACCAAGTATCGGGAATATTTGAAAAGGCACATGTAGTCGGCATTATCGATCACCACTGGGACGAGCAAAAGCATACGAACGTTCCTATGCGACTGATCTGCTCACCTGAATATGCGAGCTCCTGTGCAAGTGTCCTGTCTCTTTACTTTGAGCCTCAGCTGCCCAAAAGTCCACCGCTCGTACGAGCGGTCGCTGACCTGCTCCTTTCTGCGATTTTCTTGGACACTTCGGGACTCTCTGATGAGAATGACAGGACCATGAAAGTAGATCGCATGGCGGCTGACTTCTTGATCAAACACTCGTCTTTCACAAACAAAGAAGCACGCACAGCATATTTTCAGCAACTTGCTACGGCCAAAAGTGACACGTCGCAACTTACCATTAACCAGAAATTGCGTCGCGACTATAAGGCGTTCAAAGCCAAAGGCAGTGGCTCATCTACGTGGGCAATTGGAACGGCAAGCATTACTGAGCCTCTGCCCGCTTTTTTGACTGACAATGTTGCAGAAGCTTTGACAGAGCTACAGTGCTTTGCGACGAAGCGAGCGCTCCACCTTCTTTTTGTTCTTGCGGGCTTTGTCGATGCAGAAGGCAATTCGCATCGCCAACTGCTCTGCTTCAGTCCTTCTGCAGAGCACAATGCACAGGCGCTGGGAGAGGCACTGGGCGCTTACCGCGAGCAAAAGGTGGACCTCGTGCCTTTGGGCCTTAACAAGCCAAGCCAGCTGCCCAATGTGTATTATGCTGCGTGGGAACAG